The window GCTCGAAAACACCTGGCGCTCGCTCGAAGAATTTCAACGCAAGACGCCGGGTAGCCTCGCGTATTCCGTGTTGCGAATGCGGACCGATGAACCTGATGCAGACTCTGAACAACTCGCGGCGCTAGTGAGTCGCGCTGTGAATAAGAAGCTCAACGCGGCAGCGTGTCGTCAGCAACTGCGGCGCGCTCGATTGCGTTTCGCGCAATTGATGGTGGAGGAAGTCGCGCGCGGCCTGCCCGATCCTGCGCCGGATGCGGTCGAGGAAGAACTCATCTCGCTGGGCGTGATGGAATATGTACGCGATTTTCTCCCCGACGATTGGCGCACGGTCGGGCAGTTGCGAGCGGAAGAAGAGTAAGAAGTGTTCCCGGCCGAGTCGTCGGATTCGCTGCTTTCCCCGCTATTTTCCTTCCGTTACACTGTTCTTCCGCCTGCGAAGTATTCCTGCCGATTTCGTTCTGACCATTTCTCTCCGCCCAAATTTTGGGGTCGTTCCTTCTGGAGTTTCACCGTCATGTCGAAGTACACGCGTCGCCAGTTTCTTGAAGATTCGATGTTCGCCGCCGCAGCCGCGGTCGCGGCTGGTTCCACCATGCCGGTGTTTGCCCAGGAAGAAAAGGGGAGTGCCAATGACGAGCTGAAGGTGTGCGTCGTCGGCGCCGGTGGCCGGGGTGGTTCGCACATTGGTGCGTGGACCGGGAAGCAAGGTCGCACGACGAAGATCACGCACATTTGCGATGTCGACAGCAAGCGCGCCGGCAGCAACGCCGAATCGATCGGCAAGAACCAAGGGGGCCTCGTGCCGAAGGTGATCGACGACGTCCGCCGCGTACTCGACGACAAGACGATCAACATCATCAGCATCGCCACGCCCAACCATCAGCACTCGATTCAAGCCATTTGGGCGATGCTCGCCGGTAAGGATGTGTACGTCGAAAAGCCGGTCAGCCATAACGTGAGCGAAGGCCGCCGCGCAGTGCAAGTCGCGCGCAAGCACAAGAAGATCTGCCAGACCGGCACGCAAAGCCGCAGCAATCCCGGCATGCGGGATGCCATCGCCTTCATTCACGCCGGCAAAATCGGCGATGTGAAGCTCGCTCGCGGTTTGTGCTACAAGCCGCGGGCGTCGATCGGCGCCAAGGGAACGTACGAAGTGCCGAAGGAAGTGAATTACGACCTGTGGTGCGGCCCCACGCAAATGCTGCCACTGACACGGCCGAAGTTCCACTACGACTGGCACTGGCAGTGGGAATGGGGCAACGGCGACCTCGGCAACCAAGGCATTCACCAAATGGACATCAGCCGTTGGGGGCTGGGTGTGAATCAGCTGAGCGACAAAGTCGTCAGCTACGGCGGCCGCGTCGGTTATGAAGATGCCGGCGAAACGGCCAACACGCAAGTCATCGTGCACGAGTTCGGCGACAAAACGCTGACCTTTGAAGTGCGCGGCTTAAAGACCGGCGACTACAAGGGAGCCAAGGTCGGCGTGATCTTTGAGGGATCCGAGGGTTATGTCGTGTTGCCGAGCTACAACGGCGGCGCAGCGTTCGACAAGGCGGGGAAGATGATTGCCGAGTTCAAGGGTGGCGACGACAGCCATCACTTCCAGAACTTCCTCAAAGCCGTTCGTTCGCGCGATCCGAAGGATCTCAACGCCGACATCGAAGAAGGTCACCTCTCCAGCGCGCTGTGCCACACCGGCAACATTTCGTACCGCCTGGGTGAAACGGCGACTCTCGCTGCGATGACGAGCAAGCTGGCCGACGTCAAGACGAACGACAACATGAAGGAAACCCTCGAGCGGACCGTCACGCACCTCAAGGAGAACGGCGTGGATCTGGAAAAGACGCCGCTGACCATCGGACCATTGCTGACGATGGATCCCAAGACCGAAACGTTCCCCGGCAACGACGCCGCCAACAAATGGCTGAGCCGCCAGGACCGCAAGCCCTACGTGATTCCCGCCGAAGCGGATATCTAATTGCAAATTTGCTAACGACTCCCCCGCCGCTGTAATTGATCATACAGGGCGGGGGACATCGGCTTTTGCACGACTCAGCGGCGGCACGCATCCGCCAGCTTCTCAATCGATAACCGCTGGCAGCGCCAGGTCCGCTAGCGGTATCGTATTCCCTGCCCAGCGATCGCTGGGTTTGCGCATTTCGCTGCGAAAGGGACAACGATGCCCACGGTGCTCGTGGTAGACGATTCTGCCGTCGATCGAAAGTTAGCCGGCGGGTTGCTTGCGCGCGGCAGTGACTGGAACGTCGTCTACGCCACCGATGGTCCAACGGCGCTCGCGCAGATCGCCGCCAGTCAGCCCGACATTGTCGTGACCGATCTGGTCATGCCGGGCATGAACGGGCTCGAACTGGTCGCAGCGATCGTGCAGCAATATCCGCAGCTCCCCGTGGTGCTGATGACTGGCAAGGGA is drawn from Anatilimnocola floriformis and contains these coding sequences:
- a CDS encoding Gfo/Idh/MocA family protein; translated protein: MSKYTRRQFLEDSMFAAAAAVAAGSTMPVFAQEEKGSANDELKVCVVGAGGRGGSHIGAWTGKQGRTTKITHICDVDSKRAGSNAESIGKNQGGLVPKVIDDVRRVLDDKTINIISIATPNHQHSIQAIWAMLAGKDVYVEKPVSHNVSEGRRAVQVARKHKKICQTGTQSRSNPGMRDAIAFIHAGKIGDVKLARGLCYKPRASIGAKGTYEVPKEVNYDLWCGPTQMLPLTRPKFHYDWHWQWEWGNGDLGNQGIHQMDISRWGLGVNQLSDKVVSYGGRVGYEDAGETANTQVIVHEFGDKTLTFEVRGLKTGDYKGAKVGVIFEGSEGYVVLPSYNGGAAFDKAGKMIAEFKGGDDSHHFQNFLKAVRSRDPKDLNADIEEGHLSSALCHTGNISYRLGETATLAAMTSKLADVKTNDNMKETLERTVTHLKENGVDLEKTPLTIGPLLTMDPKTETFPGNDAANKWLSRQDRKPYVIPAEADI